The DNA window ATTAGATATAAACTAGATTCATTGGGGTATAATTGCCTTGAAAATTTTTATACCTGTGATAGTAAAAATTCTAAAAATATAGTTATTGAAAGTTATATGAATGAAATAACTTGTAATAAAGAAATAAATAAAAAATCTCCTTTTTTAAAACCTAGAGAAGTAAAAATTATAAATTATGAACTGGAAAATACAAATGATTTGGTAAAAATGGAAGGATTTGATGAGTTCACTAAATATATATCAGAAAAAGAATTAGTAGGATTAAATGTAATAAAAGATGAGAATAAAATAAAACAACTTTTAAAAATTGGAAGCCAGGAATTAAGTTATGAAAACTTTAAAATAATAAAATATGATGGAGGTTATAACATATCTGAGGTAGTTACTATTAGCCAAGGTGGAGTAGATTATACAAAAGTTGATCCAAAACATATCTATCCACATTTACTTGATGAAAAATTAAAAGGAATAATTTTATGTCATAATCATCCAAGTGGAGTGGCAAATCCTTCAAGAGCAGATAATGATTTAACTGAAAATTTAAGTAAAAGAGTAACTTTTTTTAATAAAGAAGTACTAGATCATATAATAGTTGGAAAGGAAGGAGTTTATAAATACTCAGAAAACAATCTTATATTTATGGATGAAGTAAAAAAGGCAAAAGAATACTTAGAGACACATAAAACATACAATTGTCTTACTGGAGAACCAATAAATATTCAGACTCATTCTTCAGGAGAAAATAAATGGATAGGTAAAAAAGATGTTGAAAGATATGGAATAGAAAAGTTAGAAGGTGCAAAGGAAACTATTGGGAAGATTACTTATATAGAGAATAATAAATTATAAAAGTTGTAAAATAAAGTGTCACATAAAAAAATAAAAAGAGAACCATAATAGTTTTCATGGTATGATTAAGTCTGCGAAAATAAATCAAAGGAGAAAAGCTATTATGATTCTACAACAGTATACAATAAAAAGAAGAAAAGGACAACATTTAACTTTAATTGAGAGAGGTAAAATTGAAGCTTTCTTAAAAATTAATATGCCTAAAATTCAAATTGCTTCTGAAATTGGTATTAGTACCAGAACTCTTTATCGCGAAATTAACAGGGGAATGGTAAAAGGACTTCTTAATTCTGATTACTCTACTTATGATGCATATTCTGCTGAGTTTGCACACAGAAAATACTTAGAAGCTATGAAAGGTAAAGAAGGAACACTAAAAATTGGTAAAAATCGTAAATTAATAGAGTATGTTGAGAATTCTATGCTTAATGATAGAAATTCTCCATATGTAGCCTTAGAAAATGCTAAAAAAGAAAATATAGAAGTGAATATTTGTTTAAAGACACTATATAACTACATTCATAAAGAATTATTCATAAATTTTTCTGAAGAAGATATGATTTACAAAAAAGATAGAAGAAAGCAAGAAAGGTTTCCAAAAAGAATAAGAAAGATTGGAGGAAAGAGTATAGAAGAAAGGCCAGAAGAAATAAATAACAAACAAGAATTAGGTCATTTTGAAGCAGATACTGTGTTAGGAAAAAGAGGAACAAAGGAAGCTATATTAGTATTAACAGATAGAAAAACAAGGCTAGAAATGGTAAGAAAGATACCTGATAAAACAGCAGAAAGTGTGATAAAAGAATTAAGTAAAATAATAACAGAGTATCCTGGAATGATAAAAAGTATAACAAGTGATAATGGTAGTGAATTTATGAGAGCAGACAAGATAGAGGAAGAAAATATTGCATATTATTATGCACATAGTTATAGCTCATGGGAAAGAGGAAGCAATGAGAATAATAACAAGTTAATAAGGAGATTTATTCCTAAAGGAACTGACATATCAGAAATAAGTGAAGAAGAAATTAAGCGAATAGAAAAGTGGATGAATGATTACCCAAGAAAAATATTTAATGGAAAAAGTGCAAATGAAATGTATTTAAGTGAGTTTACTAAATATTTTTCATAATGTGACATTTATAGTTGCAATTTACTATTTAAAAACCATTCATAACTTTTTATTGCAAAAATTATAAATCCTACATTTAAAATTTTAGTTTTTGCCCAATTTATATAGTTAAAATCTGGATTATTAATATTTTTATATACAGTTAAAGCTATATCTATAGTACTTAAAAAATAAAGTAAAGTCATACTCATACTTTTTAAGTTACCTGGGATCTTTTCTAAAATTTTAATAAAATTATCTAATATCTCATTATAAACCATATCACCACTTTCTTCCATTTAGTAAATCAGGTTTTTTATATTTTTTT is part of the Fusobacterium nucleatum genome and encodes:
- a CDS encoding IS30 family transposase: MILQQYTIKRRKGQHLTLIERGKIEAFLKINMPKIQIASEIGISTRTLYREINRGMVKGLLNSDYSTYDAYSAEFAHRKYLEAMKGKEGTLKIGKNRKLIEYVENSMLNDRNSPYVALENAKKENIEVNICLKTLYNYIHKELFINFSEEDMIYKKDRRKQERFPKRIRKIGGKSIEERPEEINNKQELGHFEADTVLGKRGTKEAILVLTDRKTRLEMVRKIPDKTAESVIKELSKIITEYPGMIKSITSDNGSEFMRADKIEEENIAYYYAHSYSSWERGSNENNNKLIRRFIPKGTDISEISEEEIKRIEKWMNDYPRKIFNGKSANEMYLSEFTKYFS